A single genomic interval of Rhododendron vialii isolate Sample 1 chromosome 3a, ASM3025357v1 harbors:
- the LOC131321073 gene encoding uncharacterized protein LOC131321073 produces MTFAGYLDTTILFLLRFKEDFAVPPVKSIRKEKLRHHHALELVKFLCKEVAKSKLSKAERIFKPALRKAARVGIPEIIEEIVLSYPLALSFINLDNVNIIKYAILYRRERVFNLIYQLGWKYIYGVDNLLNNALHLAAHLRREQQINLKDSAAGAVLQMQREMQWFKEVEKFTVPNDRERRNGDGMTPTEIFSDTHQDLLKEGERWMKDTATSCTIVAALIATMVFAAAITVPGGNDSVKGHPLLLNQKAFVIFGISDALALFSSITSVLMFLLILTSRYAEEDFLNTLPKRIIIGLITLFVSILSMMVAFGAILYLVFGNNKAWNLIPVVALAIIPVTLFGVLQFPLLVEMIQSTYGRGIFGKQSDLSRYLCLLIIYCYWIYMYNFQSLPPGIENAVLDGLFLAVVDGSGLACWGWTVGALNLYLYS; encoded by the exons ATGACATTTGCTGGCTATCTTGACACTACCATTCTG TTCCTATTGCGTTTCAA AGAAGATTTTGCAGTGCCACCAGTCAAAAGCATCCggaaagaaaaattaagacACCATCATGCACTTGAGCTCGTCAAATTCCTCTGCAAGGAAGTCGCAAAATCAAAGCTCTCAAAAGCGGAAAGGATATTTAAACCAGCATTGCGCAAAGCAGCACGTGTTGGGATACCTGAAATTATTGAAGAGATTGTATTGTCGTACCCTTTGGCATTGTCTTTTATCAATCTAGACAACGTAAACATCATCAAATATGCAATTCTATATCGCCGTGAACGTGTGTTCAATCTCATCTATCAACTTGGCTGGAAATATATATACGGAGTGGACAATTTGTTGAACAACGCTCTGCATTTGGCTGCACATCTGAGACGTGAGCAACAAATCAATCTCAAAGACAGTGCCGCTGGTGCAGTTCTGCAGATGCAGCGAGAAATGCAATGGTTTAAG GAAGTAGAAAAATTTACAGTACCTAATGACAGAGAAAGAAGGAATGGTGATGGAATGACACCTACAGAAATATTTTCTGACACGCACCAAGATTTGTTGAAAGAGGGTGAGCGATGGATGAAAGATACAGCCACATCATGCACCATAGTTGCTGCCCTTATTGCCACTATGGTTTTTGCAGCTGCCATTACAGTACCAGGTGGGAACGATAGTGTTAAAGGCCATCCGTTACTTTTGAATCAAAAAGCCTTCGTTATTTTTGGCATATCTGACGCACTAGCTCTATTCTCATCCATCACTTCTGTGTTAATGTTCTTGCTTATCCTGACTTCTCGATACGCAGAGGAAGATTTCCTGAATACCTTACCCAAAAGGATAATTATTGGTCTCATAACCCTATTTGTCTCCATCTTATCCATGATGGTAGCCTTTGGTGCTATATTATATCTCGTGTTTGGAAATAATAAGGCATGGAATCTTATCCCTGTTGTTGCACTGGCTATTATTCCTGTCACCTTGTTCGGAGTTTTGCAGTTTCCTCTCCTTGTAGAGATGATCCAATCCACATATGGTCGAGGCATTTTTGGCAAACAAAGTGATC TGAGTAGGTATCTTTGTTTGCTTATTATCTACTGCTACTGGATTTATATGTACAACTTTCAGTCCTTACCACCTGGGATTGAAAA TGCTGTTTTGGATGGGCTATTTTTGGCTGTTGTGGATGGCTCTGGCCTTGCTTGCTGGGGATGGACTGTTGGTGCTCTAAATCTCTACCTCTATTCCTGA